One stretch of Pedobacter riviphilus DNA includes these proteins:
- a CDS encoding PAS domain-containing protein, whose protein sequence is MSTNKKNIDLSIICDDHWDVVFDHVGLGFWELSISTGILRSTRSFKKNLGCPPDRVLTYETVLGLILPEDLDHVQDEIELTVSREKNSYHSVYRICRPDGEIRWIKADGILSQQDGECLKLIGTILDVTDLKE, encoded by the coding sequence ATGAGTACAAATAAAAAAAATATTGATCTATCCATTATTTGCGATGATCATTGGGATGTGGTATTCGATCATGTTGGTCTTGGTTTTTGGGAGTTGAGTATATCAACAGGTATACTCCGTTCAACCCGGTCATTTAAAAAAAACTTAGGTTGCCCGCCAGATAGGGTTTTAACTTATGAAACCGTTTTAGGTTTAATCTTGCCAGAAGATCTCGATCATGTTCAGGATGAAATCGAACTTACGGTTTCGAGAGAAAAAAACAGTTACCACTCGGTATACAGAATTTGTAGGCCTGACGGAGAAATTAGATGGATTAAAGCCGATGGAATACTATCTCAGCAGGATGGCGAGTGCTTAAAATTAATAGGAACAATTTTAGATGTAACCGATTTAAAAGAATAA
- a CDS encoding GNAT family N-acetyltransferase, producing MVQIEQIFPSLTWRIRHEAMYPELPFDRVKLPDDFDGIHFGLYLDHKLTGVVSLFHDGDVYQFRKLAILPDTQKAGYGSQLMAYILDFCKIQKATKLWCNARVNAKEFYFKFGFHETDKTFFKDGYDFVVMEKELSS from the coding sequence ATGGTTCAGATTGAACAGATATTCCCTTCTTTAACCTGGCGGATCAGGCATGAGGCCATGTATCCGGAATTACCTTTTGATCGTGTTAAGCTTCCTGATGATTTTGATGGCATCCATTTTGGGTTATATCTCGATCATAAGTTAACCGGAGTAGTTTCTCTGTTTCATGATGGGGATGTTTATCAGTTCCGTAAACTGGCCATTCTGCCCGATACTCAAAAAGCAGGTTATGGCTCTCAACTAATGGCCTATATCCTTGATTTTTGTAAAATTCAAAAAGCGACAAAACTATGGTGCAATGCACGTGTAAATGCAAAGGAATTTTATTTTAAATTTGGCTTCCACGAAACCGATAAAACCTTTTTTAAAGATGGTTACGATTTTGTGGTAATGGAAAAAGAATTATCAAGTTAA
- a CDS encoding response regulator: MSNTLVKKILVVDDDENIHDIINLIFEEEHYQIKGVLDACDLEATIADFLPDIILLDILIGKYDGRDICNKLKHNPKTAYLPVILLSAMNMDNLCCSPNDTIGKPFDIMDLRQKVKASLNKSS; this comes from the coding sequence ATGAGCAATACGCTAGTTAAGAAAATTCTTGTGGTTGATGATGATGAGAATATTCATGACATCATAAACTTAATTTTTGAGGAAGAACATTATCAAATAAAAGGTGTTTTAGATGCCTGTGATTTAGAAGCAACAATAGCTGATTTTCTGCCAGATATTATTTTATTGGATATACTTATTGGTAAGTATGATGGTCGGGATATTTGCAATAAATTGAAGCATAATCCTAAAACAGCTTACTTACCTGTTATATTGCTTTCAGCTATGAACATGGATAATTTATGCTGCTCGCCTAATGATACCATCGGAAAACCTTTCGATATTATGGACCTCCGGCAGAAGGTGAAAGCATCGCTGAATAAATCTTCTTAA
- the gpmA gene encoding 2,3-diphosphoglycerate-dependent phosphoglycerate mutase yields the protein MKKIVLIRHGQSVWNQENRFTGWTDVDLSENGYLEARKAGEILKKHHYNFDIAFTSLLKRAIKTLHIILEDLDHLWIPEHKSWHLNERFYGALQGLNKAETAERYGEAQVYKWRRDPDEEPPQITRDDERFPGNDLRYQLLKPEELPLTENLSDTIARVLPYWNESIVPAISRNEKVIISAHGNSLRALIKYIDNLSNEEVTALEIPTGIPLIYELDDDLKKIRHYYLS from the coding sequence ATGAAAAAAATCGTACTCATTCGACATGGACAGAGTGTTTGGAATCAGGAAAACCGTTTTACGGGCTGGACTGATGTAGATTTATCAGAAAATGGCTATCTGGAGGCCAGAAAGGCTGGAGAAATTTTAAAAAAGCATCATTACAATTTTGATATCGCTTTTACATCTTTATTAAAAAGAGCGATAAAAACCCTTCATATTATTCTTGAAGACCTTGATCATTTATGGATTCCCGAACATAAGAGCTGGCACTTGAATGAGCGCTTTTATGGAGCCTTACAAGGTTTAAATAAAGCGGAAACAGCAGAGAGATATGGTGAAGCTCAGGTTTATAAGTGGAGAAGGGATCCTGATGAAGAACCACCTCAAATTACAAGAGATGATGAACGGTTTCCGGGAAACGACCTTCGCTATCAGCTTTTAAAACCAGAAGAATTACCGCTAACTGAAAACTTGAGTGATACCATCGCCAGGGTGCTCCCCTATTGGAACGAATCTATAGTTCCAGCTATAAGCAGAAATGAAAAAGTAATTATATCCGCACATGGAAATAGCCTAAGAGCGCTTATAAAATATATCGATAATTTATCAAACGAAGAAGTTACGGCTTTAGAAATTCCCACAGGTATTCCGTTGATTTACGAGCTCGACGATGATCTCAAAAAAATCAGGCACTATTACTTAAGCTAA
- a CDS encoding SulP family inorganic anion transporter, which yields MQKFNPAFSGSDVKKYILKKNLKKDLPASIVVFLVALPLCLGIALASGAPLFAGLITGIIGGVVVASFSGSQLSVSGPAAGLTVIVLGAITSLGSYQTFLLAVVLAGVFQMILGLVKAGTIGNYFPSSVIEGMLAAIGLILILKQLPHALGVDTDFSGDEGFFQQDHENTFSAITAALSHFSLAAVVISLLSIAILIVWPKFPKLAVVPAPLLVVALGVLGTILFAGTDHPLRADQMVKIPVVSGFGEFLGLFTMPDFSQLANKNVYITAATIAVVASLETLLSIEAVDKIDPIKRVSPTNRELIAQGLGNVASGMVGGLPMTSVIVRSSANVNAGARTKMSAIFHGVWLLLSLLFIPGLINMIPLSCLAAILLVTGYKLTRISLFKHMYHKGWDQFVPFVVTVLAVLFTDLLKGVAVGMLVSIFYLLRTNMRNPFFYRISNDGDKKHIRIKLAEEVSFLNKAAIQVVLTNIPKETDVIIDGSNARYIDPDVLETIYNYKHNAYTKGIIVTLENIQKHYTVPKLNIKVEEDINKL from the coding sequence ATGCAAAAGTTTAACCCGGCCTTTTCAGGTTCGGACGTGAAGAAATATATTCTTAAAAAGAATTTAAAGAAAGATTTACCTGCAAGTATTGTAGTGTTTTTGGTGGCGTTGCCATTGTGTTTAGGTATTGCACTAGCCTCAGGTGCACCGTTATTTGCGGGTTTAATCACCGGTATTATTGGTGGGGTAGTGGTTGCCTCTTTTAGCGGCTCGCAATTAAGTGTGAGTGGCCCTGCTGCGGGTTTAACCGTTATTGTATTAGGTGCCATCACATCATTGGGCAGTTATCAAACCTTTTTACTTGCAGTTGTACTGGCAGGAGTATTCCAAATGATTTTAGGCCTGGTTAAAGCCGGAACTATTGGTAATTACTTTCCTTCGAGTGTAATTGAGGGGATGCTTGCAGCAATCGGACTGATTTTGATTTTAAAACAGCTGCCACATGCGTTGGGTGTTGATACCGATTTTAGTGGCGACGAAGGATTCTTTCAACAAGATCACGAAAATACTTTTTCTGCGATTACTGCAGCATTAAGCCATTTTAGTTTGGCCGCGGTGGTTATCAGTTTATTATCGATAGCTATTCTGATCGTTTGGCCTAAATTTCCAAAATTGGCGGTTGTACCTGCTCCATTGTTAGTTGTTGCTTTAGGCGTTCTTGGAACTATACTTTTTGCGGGTACAGACCACCCATTACGTGCTGATCAGATGGTAAAAATCCCCGTGGTAAGTGGTTTTGGCGAATTTTTGGGCCTATTTACCATGCCCGATTTCTCTCAGTTGGCTAATAAGAATGTTTATATTACAGCAGCAACTATTGCTGTTGTTGCAAGTTTAGAAACTTTATTAAGCATTGAAGCTGTTGATAAAATAGATCCGATTAAACGTGTATCGCCAACAAACAGAGAGCTAATTGCTCAGGGCTTAGGTAATGTTGCCAGCGGTATGGTGGGTGGTTTACCTATGACATCGGTAATTGTTCGTAGTTCGGCAAACGTAAATGCTGGTGCCAGAACCAAGATGTCGGCTATTTTTCATGGTGTTTGGTTGCTGTTATCGCTGTTGTTTATTCCAGGACTAATTAACATGATTCCATTATCGTGTTTAGCTGCAATTCTTTTGGTAACGGGATACAAATTAACGCGAATCAGCTTATTTAAACACATGTACCACAAAGGCTGGGATCAGTTTGTGCCATTTGTGGTTACGGTATTAGCCGTATTATTTACCGATCTGTTAAAAGGCGTAGCTGTTGGTATGTTGGTTTCGATTTTCTATTTATTGCGTACCAATATGCGTAATCCGTTCTTTTATAGGATATCGAATGATGGCGATAAAAAGCATATCAGGATTAAACTGGCAGAGGAAGTTTCTTTCTTAAATAAAGCAGCGATACAAGTAGTTTTAACGAATATTCCAAAAGAAACAGATGTAATTATTGATGGCTCGAATGCCAGGTATATCGATCCTGATGTATTGGAAACGATTTATAATTACAAACATAATGCCTATACCAAGGGTATTATCGTAACGTTGGAGAATATCCAAAAACATTATACAGTACCAAAATTAAATATTAAAGTAGAAGAAGATATTAATAAATTATAG
- the xth gene encoding exodeoxyribonuclease III — translation MKIATYNVNGINGRLPVLLRWLEETQPDVVCLQELKAPQEKFPEQAIKDVGYNAIWHGQKSWNGVAILARNLEIKELKRNLDGDPEDLHSRYIEAMVNNVIIGCLYLPNGNPAPGPKFEYKLRWFERFTAHAAKLLEYNLPVVLCGDYNVIPTELDAYKPERWVEDALFRPETRLAFQNLMAQGWTDAIRKLYPTETIYTFWDYFRNAYGRDAGLRIDHFLLSPQVSDRLKSAGVDKQVRGWEKTSDHGPVWIELSEV, via the coding sequence ATGAAAATAGCAACATATAATGTAAACGGAATAAACGGTCGCTTACCTGTTCTGTTACGCTGGCTGGAAGAAACCCAGCCCGATGTAGTGTGTTTACAGGAATTAAAAGCACCGCAAGAAAAATTTCCTGAGCAGGCTATTAAAGATGTTGGTTATAATGCCATTTGGCATGGACAGAAAAGTTGGAATGGCGTTGCCATATTAGCCCGAAATCTGGAAATAAAGGAGTTAAAGAGAAATCTGGATGGTGATCCGGAAGATTTGCATAGCCGATACATCGAAGCAATGGTTAATAATGTAATTATTGGTTGCCTTTACCTTCCGAACGGCAATCCGGCGCCTGGCCCTAAATTTGAGTATAAGTTACGATGGTTTGAGCGTTTTACGGCCCATGCTGCAAAATTATTGGAATATAATTTACCAGTAGTTTTATGTGGCGATTATAATGTAATACCTACTGAGCTGGATGCTTATAAACCGGAACGCTGGGTTGAGGATGCTTTATTCCGTCCAGAAACCCGTCTGGCATTTCAAAATTTAATGGCGCAAGGCTGGACAGATGCGATCAGGAAATTATACCCTACCGAAACGATATATACCTTTTGGGATTATTTCAGGAATGCATATGGTAGAGATGCGGGATTAAGAATTGATCATTTTTTATTAAGTCCTCAGGTTAGTGATCGCTTAAAATCTGCGGGAGTAGATAAGCAAGTGAGGGGTTGGGAAAAAACAAGCGATCACGGTCCGGTATGGATTGAACTAAGTGAGGTATAA
- a CDS encoding RNA polymerase sigma factor, protein MDTLNFNCDIYQYRQPLFDRALAYTRDEDDAADLVQDTFMKAFRFSAKFEMGSNVRAWLFTILKNTFLNHYYKVKRKNEMIQQEEDLTSVQLVPSASSNGGAAKFMMEDIQKSLNALPEDCRFCFCRYFEGYKYHEIAAELDIPLGTVKTKIHVARGLLKKMLKNYKSGLAA, encoded by the coding sequence ATGGATACATTAAATTTTAATTGCGACATATACCAGTACAGACAACCACTTTTCGATCGCGCATTAGCATATACGCGTGATGAAGACGATGCGGCCGATTTAGTTCAAGATACCTTTATGAAGGCTTTTAGGTTTTCTGCTAAGTTTGAAATGGGAAGCAATGTGCGTGCCTGGCTTTTTACCATCCTAAAAAATACCTTTCTTAATCACTACTATAAGGTAAAGCGCAAAAATGAAATGATCCAGCAAGAAGAGGATTTAACTTCTGTTCAACTGGTCCCAAGTGCATCTTCGAATGGTGGTGCTGCTAAGTTTATGATGGAGGACATCCAAAAATCATTAAATGCTTTACCGGAGGACTGCCGTTTTTGCTTTTGCCGTTACTTTGAAGGTTATAAATATCATGAAATTGCTGCCGAGCTCGATATCCCCCTGGGTACCGTAAAAACCAAAATACACGTAGCAAGAGGTCTTTTGAAAAAGATGCTTAAAAATTATAAATCTGGTTTGGCTGCCTAA
- a CDS encoding response regulator transcription factor: MINIILADDHHIIRTSLKVLIEKHEGIKVVAEVSDGLAVLELLEKGVKADIILSDIVMPRLDGIALASTIKERGYTTKVVALSILDDEKYASNSFISGVSAYLSKDIEEDELLFCLKHVMKGKRYLSSNLCISILERFNTELNMLSRKMNTEINFSEREINVLKLIADGLTNQEIADKLYLSRRTVESQREALISKSGTKNSASLVRFAMRNGYVS, translated from the coding sequence ATGATTAACATTATTCTTGCCGATGATCACCACATTATACGGACCTCACTTAAAGTACTTATAGAAAAACACGAAGGCATCAAAGTTGTTGCGGAAGTATCAGACGGTTTAGCGGTTTTGGAGCTTCTGGAAAAGGGAGTAAAAGCTGATATCATTTTATCAGATATTGTAATGCCAAGGCTTGATGGGATAGCCTTAGCCAGTACTATTAAAGAGCGTGGATACACCACAAAGGTAGTTGCCTTGTCTATTTTAGATGATGAAAAGTATGCGTCAAATTCCTTTATATCAGGAGTTTCTGCTTACTTGTCGAAAGATATTGAAGAAGATGAATTGCTGTTTTGCCTAAAGCATGTAATGAAAGGAAAACGGTACCTTTCTTCTAATTTATGCATTTCCATTTTAGAGCGTTTTAATACGGAGTTGAATATGCTTTCGCGAAAAATGAATACCGAAATTAACTTTTCAGAGCGCGAAATTAACGTGTTAAAACTTATCGCTGATGGGTTGACGAATCAAGAAATAGCTGATAAACTGTACTTAAGCAGGCGAACTGTAGAGAGCCAAAGAGAAGCTTTAATTAGCAAAAGCGGCACAAAAAACTCTGCATCTTTAGTTCGTTTTGCCATGCGAAATGGTTATGTAAGCTAG
- a CDS encoding M42 family metallopeptidase: MAKKKDDEKKKHVAVVTKKSLQFLEEYINNPAPTGYEWEGQKLWLNYLKPYIDEHFIDNYGTAVGVINPKAAFKVVIEAHADEISWYVNYITADGLIYVIRNGGSDHQIAPSKRVNIHTEKGLVKAVFGWPAIHTRHGEKEQAPELKNIFLDCGCTTKEEVEKLGIHVGCVITYEDEFMVLNDRYYVGRALDNRVGGFMIAEVARLLKENKKKLPFGLYIVNSVQEEIGLRGAEMIAQRIKPNVAIITDVTHDTTTPMINKNIQGDLSAGKGPVVSYAPAVQTNLNKLLIKTAEKNHIPFQRQASSRSTGTDTDAFAYSNGGVPSALISLPLRYMHTTVEMVHKEDVDNVISLIYESLLNITNGQDFREFK; this comes from the coding sequence ATGGCTAAGAAAAAAGACGACGAAAAGAAAAAACATGTTGCTGTGGTTACTAAAAAATCGCTACAGTTTCTTGAAGAATACATCAATAATCCTGCGCCTACGGGCTACGAATGGGAAGGACAAAAACTTTGGTTAAACTATTTAAAACCATATATCGACGAACATTTTATCGATAACTACGGTACCGCTGTAGGTGTTATTAATCCTAAAGCTGCTTTTAAAGTAGTTATAGAAGCACATGCCGATGAAATTTCGTGGTATGTAAATTACATTACTGCAGATGGTTTAATATATGTAATCCGTAATGGCGGTTCAGATCATCAGATTGCACCTTCAAAACGTGTAAATATTCATACCGAAAAAGGATTGGTTAAAGCGGTATTCGGTTGGCCAGCAATCCATACCCGCCATGGCGAAAAAGAACAGGCACCAGAATTAAAAAATATCTTTTTAGACTGTGGTTGTACTACAAAAGAAGAGGTAGAAAAATTAGGCATCCATGTTGGCTGTGTAATTACTTACGAAGATGAGTTTATGGTTTTGAACGACCGCTATTATGTTGGACGTGCCTTAGATAACCGTGTGGGTGGCTTTATGATTGCCGAAGTAGCGCGTTTATTAAAAGAGAACAAGAAAAAACTTCCTTTTGGCTTATACATTGTAAACTCTGTACAGGAAGAAATTGGTTTACGTGGTGCTGAGATGATTGCGCAGCGTATTAAGCCAAATGTGGCCATTATTACCGATGTAACGCACGATACCACTACGCCAATGATTAATAAAAACATTCAAGGTGATTTATCGGCAGGTAAAGGTCCTGTGGTTTCGTATGCTCCGGCTGTGCAAACCAATTTAAATAAACTATTGATTAAAACGGCTGAGAAAAACCATATTCCATTTCAACGCCAGGCATCTTCGCGTTCTACCGGAACCGATACCGATGCTTTTGCCTATTCGAATGGTGGTGTACCATCAGCATTAATTTCGCTGCCGCTACGCTATATGCATACTACCGTAGAAATGGTACACAAAGAGGATGTTGACAACGTAATCAGCCTCATTTATGAAAGCCTATTGAACATTACCAACGGTCAGGATTTCAGAGAATTTAAATAA
- the can gene encoding carbonate dehydratase — protein MCAKTIETKDITYDSLLQGNKDWVKDTIDSDPAFFDKLSEGQSPPVLWIGCSDSRVPANQITNTKPGDIFVHRNIANVVVHTDMNLLSVLDYSINVLKVKHVIVCGHYGCGGVKAALGNKQVGIIDNWLRNIRDVYRTHEREMATIKDPDQRFDRLVELNAIEGAANVTNTSIVQSAWANGQELAVHAWVYSLKTGIIKDMKVTCTCLDDVAPAFKVG, from the coding sequence ATGTGCGCAAAAACAATAGAAACGAAAGATATAACATACGATAGCTTATTGCAAGGAAATAAGGACTGGGTTAAAGATACGATCGACAGCGATCCTGCTTTTTTTGATAAACTTTCTGAAGGCCAAAGTCCACCGGTATTGTGGATTGGTTGTTCTGATAGCCGCGTGCCTGCAAACCAGATCACAAACACTAAACCGGGCGATATTTTTGTACATAGAAATATTGCCAACGTGGTAGTGCATACGGATATGAATTTACTTTCCGTACTGGATTATTCCATTAATGTATTAAAGGTTAAACATGTTATTGTTTGTGGTCATTACGGCTGCGGTGGCGTAAAAGCTGCATTAGGCAATAAACAGGTTGGTATTATAGACAATTGGCTGAGAAATATCCGCGATGTATACCGTACGCACGAGCGTGAAATGGCTACAATCAAAGATCCTGATCAGCGTTTTGACCGCTTAGTTGAACTAAACGCCATTGAAGGTGCTGCAAATGTAACCAATACATCAATTGTACAGAGTGCCTGGGCCAATGGTCAGGAATTAGCTGTACATGCCTGGGTATACAGTTTAAAAACAGGAATCATTAAAGACATGAAAGTAACCTGTACTTGTCTTGATGACGTTGCTCCTGCGTTTAAAGTAGGATAA
- a CDS encoding MFS transporter gives MQITQKLSRADILLMAFCTGLIVANIYYCQPLVILIAKDFNLTETDAGRITYLTQIGYALGLFLLVPLGDMFERKKQILVITGLAIFALLVAAISHTFFVLEVASILIGTCSIVPQLILPLAANLSTDENRGANIGMIMSGLLVGILASRAVSGSIGFWLGWRAVYYIAAGICGLLIFLMAKRFPQSHPAFKGTYKELMRSMFGYIKTQPALRETSIINFLAFAIISAFWTTMVLFLANPPFNFQTLQIGLFGIAGAAGALAAPLVGKLSDGNNPRKNLMIGFILQIVSIALFYFTGSHLYLFVIGIVLIDIGQQAIHVTNQTRIYTLIPEARNRLNTIFMSVSFIGASCGSALGLWLWDQGGWTLFCYGMTGIIVLNILIYQFYGRKNK, from the coding sequence ATGCAGATTACTCAGAAATTATCACGCGCCGATATCCTCCTCATGGCTTTTTGCACAGGCCTAATTGTTGCAAATATTTACTACTGCCAACCTTTGGTAATTTTAATTGCAAAAGATTTTAATCTTACCGAAACCGATGCGGGAAGGATTACCTACCTTACACAGATTGGTTATGCTTTAGGCCTTTTCCTGCTAGTGCCACTGGGTGATATGTTTGAACGTAAAAAACAGATCCTCGTAATTACCGGACTTGCGATTTTCGCCTTACTGGTTGCTGCGATTTCCCATACCTTTTTTGTACTCGAAGTTGCTTCAATTTTAATTGGTACCTGCTCGATTGTACCTCAATTGATTTTACCCTTAGCGGCTAATCTAAGTACTGACGAGAATCGAGGGGCCAATATTGGGATGATTATGAGTGGTTTGCTGGTTGGAATTTTAGCCTCACGGGCGGTAAGTGGTAGTATTGGCTTTTGGCTAGGCTGGAGAGCTGTTTATTATATCGCAGCGGGAATATGCGGATTGCTGATCTTTTTAATGGCCAAACGTTTTCCACAAAGCCATCCCGCTTTTAAAGGTACCTATAAAGAACTCATGCGTTCGATGTTCGGTTACATTAAAACCCAACCTGCCTTAAGGGAGACCTCGATTATTAACTTCCTGGCTTTTGCTATAATTAGTGCATTTTGGACTACCATGGTATTGTTTTTAGCCAACCCACCATTTAATTTCCAGACTTTACAGATCGGGTTATTTGGAATTGCAGGAGCGGCAGGCGCATTAGCAGCTCCATTGGTTGGAAAATTAAGCGATGGTAACAATCCACGCAAAAACTTAATGATTGGTTTTATATTACAAATCGTTAGTATCGCTTTGTTTTATTTTACGGGCAGCCATTTATATCTGTTTGTAATCGGCATAGTACTCATAGACATCGGTCAGCAGGCCATACATGTAACCAACCAGACCCGAATTTACACCTTAATACCAGAAGCCAGAAACAGACTGAACACCATTTTTATGTCGGTAAGTTTTATTGGTGCCAGCTGTGGCTCTGCCTTGGGCTTATGGCTTTGGGATCAAGGTGGATGGACATTGTTCTGTTATGGAATGACGGGTATAATTGTTCTCAATATTTTAATCTATCAGTTTTACGGAAGAAAAAACAAATAA
- a CDS encoding acyl-CoA carboxylase subunit beta has product MDKKIALLKDKINQANLGGGQARIDSQHKKGKLTARERIHFLMDEGSFEEIGMMVTHRSTDFGMEREKYLGDGVVTGYGTINGRLTYVFSQDFTVFGGSLSETHAEKICKLMDMAMKNGAPLIGLNDSGGARIQEGVVSLGGYADIFYKNVQASGVIPQLSAIMGPCAGGAVYSPAITDFILMVENTSYMFVTGPNVVKTVTHEEVTSEELGGASTHATKSGVTHFACANEIEAINHVKKLLSYMPQNCEEIADHLPYEAADESRPELNTFMPENASQPYDIREVIAAIADIDSFLEVHAAYAENIVVGFARLAGRSIGIVANQPAYLAGVLDSNSSTKAARFVRFCDCFNIPLLVFEDVPGFLPGTDQEWNGIITNGAKLLYAFSEATVPRITVITRKAYGGAYDVMNSKHIGADMNYAWPSAEIAVMGAKGAAEIIFKREITSAENPEEKWLEKEKLYSDIFANPYRAAERGFVDEVIEPAHTRIKLIKAFKMLENKVVNNPRKKHGNIPL; this is encoded by the coding sequence ATGGACAAAAAAATAGCATTACTTAAAGATAAAATCAACCAGGCAAACCTTGGCGGTGGACAGGCCCGAATCGACAGTCAGCATAAAAAAGGTAAACTTACAGCCCGCGAGCGCATCCATTTTTTGATGGATGAAGGAAGCTTCGAAGAAATTGGTATGATGGTTACCCATCGAAGTACCGACTTTGGCATGGAACGGGAAAAATATCTGGGTGATGGTGTGGTAACGGGTTACGGAACAATTAATGGCAGGTTAACTTATGTATTCTCTCAGGATTTCACCGTGTTTGGAGGTTCACTCTCTGAAACCCACGCAGAGAAAATTTGCAAGCTTATGGATATGGCCATGAAAAATGGGGCACCATTAATTGGCTTAAATGATAGCGGTGGTGCACGTATTCAGGAAGGGGTTGTTTCTTTGGGCGGTTATGCCGATATCTTTTATAAAAATGTACAGGCTTCGGGTGTAATTCCGCAGCTATCAGCCATAATGGGGCCATGTGCAGGTGGCGCTGTTTATTCGCCAGCCATTACCGATTTTATTTTGATGGTAGAGAATACTTCTTATATGTTTGTTACCGGCCCAAATGTGGTTAAAACGGTAACGCATGAAGAAGTAACCTCCGAAGAATTAGGAGGTGCCAGCACGCATGCTACAAAATCAGGCGTTACCCACTTCGCCTGTGCCAATGAAATTGAGGCCATTAACCATGTAAAGAAACTACTGAGTTATATGCCGCAAAATTGTGAGGAAATAGCCGATCATTTACCTTATGAGGCAGCCGATGAAAGTCGACCGGAACTAAACACTTTTATGCCCGAAAATGCTTCACAGCCTTATGATATACGTGAAGTAATTGCTGCCATAGCCGATATTGATAGCTTTTTAGAAGTGCATGCCGCTTATGCTGAAAATATTGTGGTAGGTTTTGCCCGCCTTGCAGGGAGAAGTATTGGTATAGTAGCCAATCAGCCCGCTTACTTGGCTGGTGTTTTAGATAGTAATTCTTCTACCAAGGCCGCTCGTTTTGTGCGCTTTTGCGATTGCTTTAATATTCCATTATTGGTATTTGAAGATGTTCCGGGATTTTTACCGGGTACAGACCAAGAGTGGAATGGCATTATCACCAATGGTGCAAAATTATTATACGCTTTTAGCGAGGCTACTGTACCACGCATTACTGTAATTACCCGAAAAGCTTATGGTGGTGCTTATGATGTAATGAACAGCAAACATATTGGTGCAGATATGAACTATGCCTGGCCAAGTGCAGAAATTGCGGTAATGGGTGCAAAAGGTGCCGCGGAAATTATTTTTAAAAGAGAAATTACTTCAGCAGAAAACCCTGAAGAAAAGTGGCTGGAGAAAGAAAAATTATATTCAGACATCTTTGCCAACCCCTATCGTGCGGCAGAACGCGGCTTTGTTGATGAGGTAATTGAACCAGCCCACACCCGCATAAAGTTGATAAAAGCTTTTAAGATGTTAGAAAATAAGGTGGTGAATAATCCCAGAAAGAAACATGGAAATATACCTTTGTAG